TTAAAAACAGCAAGAGCTTCCATTTTTTCTGCTAAAAAATACACCCATGTTTTTCGGCTATAGTCAtcagtaaaagtaattaaatacatTTTCTTGCTATTTGAGGCTGGCTTAATTGGTCCACATATATCAGCATGAACAAGCTGCAAGATTTGGGAAGCTCTCCAAGAGCTTTTAGTTGGAAAGGAATCCCGCTGTTGTTTCCCCACAAGACAGTAATTGTATAGCTTTGATGGAGGTTTTAACAGAGGTAAGCCATTCACCATTTGTTTTTGCTGCAAAGTTTGCAAACCTTTAAAACCCAGATGCCCAAACCTGCAATGCCATAGCTGAGCCACATCTTCGGTGATGGTGTTAAAACAGGCAGGTGTTACAGGCAAGGAAATAACATGTAAAACAAACATTCGATTTGCAGACATATTTGCTTTCATTATCAAACCTTTGTCTGGATGATAAATTTTGCATTCCCTTTGCTGAAACAGAATGGCCAATCCTTTCTCCTGCAATTGACCAAGACTCagcaaattatttttcaattcagGGACATAGAAAACTCCCGAAATGATGGTAACAATTCCATTAATTTCCAGCCTGATGTTTCCTTTCCCATTAACCACCATATTGGCATTATTTCCTAGCTTTACCGATTCTGTGAACTTGTTATCAAAATCGAAAAAATATTCCTTCTTTCCGCACATATGGTTACTACACCCAGAGTCAAGAAACCATATGTCTGTTTTGTGTTGCTCCCCTTCTTCAACATAAGCCATCAGCAACATGTGTTCCTGGCTTTCTCCTTGACTCTTTGCAAAATTTGCTGCTCTTTTCATCGGACATTCCCATTGAAAATGCCCAAGCTTGTTACAAGAATAGCACTCTATTGTAGCTTTGTCCAAGCTTTATCTACTTCTCCCACGGCCTCTGCCTCCGTAACTTCCACATCCTCTTGGTCGTCCACTGTAATTGCCACGATGAGTCACTTTCAGAGCATGCTCTTCCTCTATAGTGTTACTCATGCATTGTCCGTGCACAAGTAAACTGCTCTGTAGCTCATCAATCGATAAATTACTAGTATCCTTGGACTCCTCAATTGAACACACaacataattgaattttgGAGTCATTGATCTCAGAATCTTCTCTACAACATTAAAGACATACAAATTCTCACCATTAACTTTCATCTTGTTTGTTATAACAAGAACACGAGTAAAAAACTCATTCACAGATTCTTCATCCTTCATTTGGAGAAGTTCGTACTCCTTCCGTAGTGCTTGCAGCTGAGCTCGCTTTACCCGCGTGGTTCCTTGATATTTTTTGCTTCATAGAGTCCTAGATATTCTTCGATGTGTCTTTGTTGATGATCGTCTCCAAAATGGAACGATCCAATGCCTGAAATAGATAATTCTTGGCTTTCAAATCTTTCAACTTCTGCTCTTCATGAATTTTCTTGTGCGGAAGCCCATTTTCTATAATGCCCTAATACTCCTTAGATCGAAGAAAATTCTCCATCAACATCGCCCAATGATCATAGTGGCCATCGAATTTCGGGATCGACGGTTGAACAAAAGAACTCTCTGttgccattttttttatttccttgcTAGAAGACTGCTGCTTCTGCTTAGCCTCGAGCGAGGCTCTGATACTAAATGAAGAGATATATcagatttaataaaagaatattgagAGGAAAAGTTGTCATAATTTATTCAATGAGAATTCTGGCTATGTATATAGCCTACAAGATCAAACAGAAACAacgaaaaataaagaactaaCAGCTAATGGACGTCTAAACAGAAAAGACCTCTTCTAAAGCTAAAAAAAACTCCACAAAAAATGTGATTTATTTAGTAGCTAAATGTTGACTAATTCCTATATGAATAGATATATcagatttaataaaagaatattgagAGGAAAAGCTgtcattaatttattcaatgaGTATTCTGGCTATGTATATAGCCTACAAAATCAAACAGAAACAacgaaaaataaagaactaaCAGCTAATGGACTTCTAAACAGAAAAGACCTCttctaaagttaaaaaaaaaaactccaCAGAGAATGGGATTTATTTACTAGCTAAATGTTGACTAATtccaaaatttataattcctTTATATATCACTcatctaattattaattataattttgagatttgaaaattttcttttcagtttttGTTTGCCGTGATGCTAagttatcaattaaattaagcaCAAGCAAGGAATTGATATTTTACATAGAACTCAGAAATTGAATGATATGAATAGTAAAAGATCCTCCTAGGGTTTAAAAATGGGAGGGTGAAGGTGAGTTCTGAAGGCagagattaaaaaatagagaatgCGCAATGAAAACCCGGTGAGGCTGACACAGTCACACTCCCAAGTTATGATGCGAAGCAATGAAATAGAATAATGAGGAATAACAGACTCCTCTTTCGACACCACtcattaaatattcaattttcaGTTTTCAGTATTCATATCCTCTCGTGGATTTCACCATTTtagtctttctttttttcaaactcCCGTCCATGCCCGCGCACTGAAGCAAGAATCCGTTGATCCAAATTAATACTGCTTACTATAATCTATATATACACACAGACGTATATAAAATCAAcaaatagtatatataatatatacacGCTGtatgagagagaaagaaagaatagcaattcaaaatagagagagaaaggaagaaagaaaaaggatatgaaaataatgagaCAGATCATCATTCAGTCACTCACTCATAATCTCCACAAGTTCCAATTTCTGCACTTCCCTCTCATTGCTtactttctttcctttctttcgtttccttttttttttttcctttcttcttcctttctcttgtgtatCATTCTTGTAACTTAATTTAGATCTCTGCGTACACCCTTTCTCGATCTATAACAATACCGAcaatatacatatacatatgttCACATATCCAATTCCTCGATTTTCGAGCACAGCAACGACCCATCAAAGCATTGCCCTTTTTGCAGTCCAATCttttttggcattttaaaGAATCAATCTTTGGTGatttatttggtatttgaGTTACTACAAATACTATTACCCTTTTTtcttgaataacaagaacagAAAGTTAATTAGAATCCGAGgacaagaaaaagaactcCGTTTTGAActaaacagtagtaactctccAATGTAAAAGATTGAAAAGAGAGAGGGGAGAATTCGGTACTTGGGTCGGGTCCTTTTTGAGAAGttacatttcttttcttttcttttcttttcttttttttcacttttctttttcgggattttttttgggtttgatAAAGGTTTTGGCTTTATAGCATGCTAGTTGGATTTAATAAAGGAAGGAGCGTCAAGGGGATAGAGAAAGTGAGTCACTAAGTAAAGAAAATGcaagaaacaaagaagaagaatagtgGTTGCAATGAAGATTCcaagaagaaggaaagacATATAGTAACATGGACTCAACAGGTTATCTTCTATCTTTCTCTCTATTTATCTGTCTTTCTGGGTTCTCCTCTGTTTTTGTTCTGTTTATTCTTAAGATTAGATTCTTGTGATTACAGGAGGATGATATTCTCAGACAGCAAATTAGTCTACATGGAACTGAAAAGTTAGAatctttctttgttgttttggtttcttttcttgcttcGATTATCTGGGTTTTGACTACTAGTATAAAGGGTTCGGCAAGGATAATATTGATGGGtttgtttgttaatttatGATTGCAGTTGGGCGATTATTGCTTCTAAGTTCAAAGATAAAACCACAAGACAGTGCAGAAGAAGGTTAGTGAGTGATAGTGGCAGTATCGCAAATCCTCAGTTATCTATTTGATACTCTCCTGTTTAAAACTTGcactatatttatattttttttattcagtGAAAGTAGCAAGCTTttggatattttattttaattcccAGCAGCATCTGATTTGAAATGTTGATATTGTTACTGTAGATGGTACACATATTTGAATTCTGATTTCAAGAAGGGGGGTTGGTCACCAGAGGAAGATTTGCTCTTATGTGAGGTAATTTGATGATCTGTTTGTGCATTTGCTTGAAACttctataaaattatcaaaacgGTCAAGCGAGGACGAAACGAAGTTAGGTGAATATGAAGTCCAGCATTGCATAAGTTACACACTCTATTTATGAAATGGAAGTGCTTCTCTgaacaatttttcttttccggTCTTTCTGGTGTTTGGTTATATTTTTCTTGCTGGTAAAATTAGATCTTCAGTTTCTTGAAATGGAGAAGGACTGAGAAATAATTGTTGTTCTTCCAGTTCCAAAAGGTTGCAATATCTGATAACTTGAGGTGATCTGCAGGCTCAGAAAATTTTCGGTAACAGATGGACAGAAATAGCAAAAGTTGTCTCTGGCAGGTATAAAAACAACTCTTTCCTCCTTAATATAATCACGAGGTTCTCTTTGATTATTTGCTTATcctatttttgttttcaaacTTGTGCATTTTCAGAACGGATAACGCTGTGAAGAATAGGTTCACTACTTTGTGCAAGAAGAGAGCAAAATATGAGGCTTTAGCTAAAGAGAATAAAAGTACATATGTCAACtcaaataacaaaagaatccTATTCCAGAATGGGTACAGTGCAGATGGATCACCAGAAAAGGCTCCACCTGCTAAGAAGACAAGGTACATCAGGTTTACAACTTAGATGTGTTTATACAATAGTCATTTGCAAGAGGACTCGCACACCGGAACtcatttccttatttttcagGCGGTCCCATATCATTGATCGTACAGAACACTACAAGTTGGCAAACAGATCACACCTGCAAGGTGGAAATCAGCAGTCTAGGCCTCCATTTGCAGTGTTGGCTCAAAATTTCCACAATGTTAATGTTGCTGCTCAGCATACTGCCGTCAATGCCAAGGAGGTCTTGATTGATGGTAAATTACCAAacaaaatatatgtttttctgAATTGACATCTGGTTTGATTGTTCTACAAAAATCAGGAAACACATTAAGACAACACAGCTTTTGAAAAATGTTATTTTGATTGTCTATTAAGTTTGTGGGAATCAAACCTTTTTGAAACTTAACAATAACCTTGCTGTTTGTTTAGCAGCtgaaaacagtaaaattgaagCGACATTTCTCAGAAAGGATGATCCAAAGATAACTGCTCTGATGCAACAAGCTGAGCTTCTCAGCTCACTCGCTTTGAAAGTTAATACAGAGAATACAGATCAGAGTCTGGAAAATGCTTGGAAGGTAAGCTAAAATAATACACTTGTCTGGGAAGCGAAAATGGTCTTTCACTAGCATATTCAGTAGCAAAGATAGATGTCTTCCCTTGGGGAACATTGGCATGGAAGGGAGGGAGAGGAGTGAGGACTTCAGGGATTATGGGGTGCATAGTGTCATTCATGGTACACCAGGGTATTCGAGTTGACATTCTAAATTAGTTTTGTCTGCTTGTCAGTCAAGTCAATACGCAAGCATATAAATGCTATATTGATCACGTTGCTCCTcacatacaaaaaaaataaaagcctTCTTTCAAGTGGAATAGATATGATGAATGTGTGATTTAGCTGCCCCTCATATCTTTCTATAAATCTGACTTTCAGGTGCTTCAGGATTTCCTGAACCGGagtaaagaaaatgatatccTCGGATATAGAATATCTGACATTGATTTTCAACTTGAAGACTTCAAGGACTTGATAGAGGATTTAAGGAGTAGTTATGATGGAAGTCGACCATCTTGGAGGTAATAAAAGCTGGCTAGTTTAATATTTCGgtttaagcaaaaacaaagtGTCTAATTTTTTGTTGAAACATTGTAGGCAACCTGATCTATATGAGGATTCTCCAGCCAGCTCTGACTACAGTACGGGGTCAACTCTAATGCCTTATACAGCCCCTGATAAAACAGAACAAGCTCAGGCTGAGATTGGTGAAGTGCATAAGGATATTGGAAATGAATTACAGTCAGTTAATGCTGAAGAGCAAAATGATGTGGATGAGTGTGAGAAAGAAATTATTCCCTGCGCAAGCATATCTCAAGGTAATAAATCTTTACTATCAGATAATGGCCCAACATATACAGTTTTTTAACATTATCTAGATGCTAAATCCATAGAATTATAGTAATTGATGAATCTGAACTTATTGCAGGAGAGATATTTCCATCTTTTGATGAGCAAACAAACAATGACGTAGTTGTTTCAGCATCATCAAGCTCAGAATTCAGTTCTCCTCTTCAAGTTACACCAATTTTCAGATCCTTAGCAGCAGGGATTCCCAGCCCAAAATTTTCAGAAAGTGTAAGTTAACACAACTTATTGGTTCTGCCAGCTAACGCATTATAGTTCATTTACAGGCTTATGAACTTCACCTTATTACCATCAGTGGTAGTACTAGTCAAGTCCATAATTGTACTGGTGGGATTTCTGGACTTGCCAGTTGGAGCATTAGAATTACTAGTAGCAATGAACTTGCTGAAAACAGCACATCAGCAGCAAGAAGTCATAGCACTTCAACTTGCTCTTATCTGGGTGCTGACTGTTAGTAATAACAGAAAGAGGAAGTGAATATTCGTCTTATTATCAGCCCTGTATTTTCTTAGTAATTGACTCACTAGGAAGCGTTTGAGAACGTGAACCAACTATGCTATCAAACTTCTAAATTTGCTGCGTTAGCAAGTGGTGTAGATAATGGCAATACAGGTGATAAGGAAAAtgaggaaagaagaaaagagagttTTTTTGGGGAAGGGGAAAATGGGAGGAAGGACAGTACGATGAAATTAGGGCATGGGACAGACAAATTTGTTCCTTGTCCTGTAGTTCTCACATCCCTTCTTCCTCCCATTTTCCCTTTCCCTCAATATTCTTCCCTCTCCCAAACAGAGGGTTTTAGCCAATATTATTGTTAGACACGTTAGGTATTTAAACTACATAAAGTCCAAATATAATTCCTTCCAAACAAATACAACCATGTATCTGCGATCCATTAATCGATAAGATGGACTTTTAGTGCAAATAGTCAAGCCAACTTCATTACTTAGAAATTAGTGAATGCAGTAATAGCAGCAACAATGGATACTTGGCTTATTAAACATTTATGCACTAATAAGCGACTGACAATGTGAAGGACAGGATTATCAGATATCTAGGTTTGATGCTGTATTACTAGGTGACATAGATAATGGGCCTGGGGGTTATGAACAAGGAAATAGCTGtgtgttatttattaatatatataagatggACTTCTTCCATTGATAATCAAACCATCATCATGGACTTCAAAAATTAGCTGTACTCAATCCCATTAGGCTGTTCTGTTGGCTGGTGGTTTGGTTAGTGGGCTTTTGTAGATGAAATTAACATTTACCAGCAGTGGCTGCCTGCTTTTACAACCATTTTGGTCtgcaaaagaatttaattcagGTTAGAATGAACTCTAGATAGGATGGTTTACAGCTTGCTCATGCGCGCATGTGCATGAGCATGAGCATGCTAACCATCAGGTAGAGTGCATTCACTCCATCCAGACGGTCATTTAGCTTGCCGCATGTGCGCATGAGCATACTGAATCATTCTTAGTACTTACTTAAGGTTAAAGATTACTAACCAACAAGACTTGTACAAGGATCAATTCCACTGGAGTCACCTAAGTTCAAACCTGAAGTCAAAGTCTAAGAAGTTGCAAGTGCATTTATGTTGAATGTCTACTTCTGTCATCCCCTGCAAGCTTGCAATAATTTACCAAAAACCGAAGTGGTCATATGCTACCAAAACCAAGGGGAAAAAGAAGCAGAGAACCTTGTGGatcttatattatattcacttttattttccttaggcccaattatttaatttccacTTACAACTT
The Ricinus communis isolate WT05 ecotype wild-type chromosome 1, ASM1957865v1, whole genome shotgun sequence DNA segment above includes these coding regions:
- the LOC8286993 gene encoding transcription factor MYB124 isoform X2; this translates as MQETKKKNSGCNEDSKKKERHIVTWTQQEDDILRQQISLHGTENWAIIASKFKDKTTRQCRRRWYTYLNSDFKKGGWSPEEDLLLCEAQKIFGNRWTEIAKVVSGRTDNAVKNRFTTLCKKRAKYEALAKENKSTYVNSNNKRILFQNGYSADGSPEKAPPAKKTRRSHIIDRTEHYKLANRSHLQGGNQQSRPPFAVLAQNFHNVNVAAQHTAVNAKEVLIDAENSKIEATFLRKDDPKITALMQQAELLSSLALKVNTENTDQSLENAWKVLQDFLNRSKENDILGYRISDIDFQLEDFKDLIEDLRSSYDGSRPSWRQPDLYEDSPASSDYSTGSTLMPYTAPDKTEQAQAEIGEVHKDIGNELQSVNAEEQNDVDECEKEIIPCASISQGEIFPSFDEQTNNDVVVSASSSSEFSSPLQVTPIFRSLAAGIPSPKFSESERNFLLKTLGVESPCPNQSINPSQPPPCRRALLQSL
- the LOC107261320 gene encoding uncharacterized protein LOC107261320, producing MKDEESVNEFFTRVLVITNKMKVNGENLYVFNVVEKILRSMTPKFNYVVCSIEESKDTSNLSIDELQSSLLVHGQCMSNTIEEEHALKVTHRGNYSGRPRGCGSYGGRGRGRSR
- the LOC8286993 gene encoding transcription factor MYB124 isoform X1, whose protein sequence is MQETKKKNSGCNEDSKKKERHIVTWTQQEDDILRQQISLHGTENWAIIASKFKDKTTRQCRRRWYTYLNSDFKKGGWSPEEDLLLCEAQKIFGNRWTEIAKVVSGRTDNAVKNRFTTLCKKRAKYEALAKENKSTYVNSNNKRILFQNGYSADGSPEKAPPAKKTRRSHIIDRTEHYKLANRSHLQGGNQQSRPPFAVLAQNFHNVNVAAQHTAVNAKEVLIDAAENSKIEATFLRKDDPKITALMQQAELLSSLALKVNTENTDQSLENAWKVLQDFLNRSKENDILGYRISDIDFQLEDFKDLIEDLRSSYDGSRPSWRQPDLYEDSPASSDYSTGSTLMPYTAPDKTEQAQAEIGEVHKDIGNELQSVNAEEQNDVDECEKEIIPCASISQGEIFPSFDEQTNNDVVVSASSSSEFSSPLQVTPIFRSLAAGIPSPKFSESERNFLLKTLGVESPCPNQSINPSQPPPCRRALLQSL